One genomic segment of Plasmodium cynomolgi strain B DNA, chromosome 14, whole genome shotgun sequence includes these proteins:
- a CDS encoding hypothetical protein (putative), with protein sequence MGLYFPEGAEEEEPDRGSAAGRSSVVMGGNVAMGGNVAMGGNVVMGGNVAMGGNVVMGGNVAIHRSVVVDETMDGAVDGNVGSHHRDDDRRGGGDKATTPEDCGTEGSAAEPRVMGPSPLHLMKDAYIDRSVSEEKQSSCTPPNDTSENSYGHVQVNIPNFDLTEADSNPREEMNEGRSDKSDDGKMKLKVQNLLKLIGLLKAQINQKDHEIYQMELDFKLKSQQCERSSARLNELFVENESCSDNTDGASGGAASIAAAAAAAAGGIGGIGGIGTAASVGAAAGPPGGGDFLMRKMKNILISQNEEIVTLNEELKKKNKELFYLNEENMTKNEKLAELKKEIEKNYMNLMAYKSVKNEMEVDANNKVHRVENCLNVTNQKLLKNDIYIKEKKLNIEKQKRVIKELYSQLNKKEEQITELRSIIESIELNNNRDIIKYKQSNTDLINRLSLNNSLMNSQKIEIENMHMNYKQLEEELKNKDNELKKLHENLLAKDEENNKMVHDMNRLKFDMEIKNIDVVNVKQKIKHIKKECAIHLKKQKERFTSVINEIYKEKDEVIQGHVEEFAKLSAHYNEALAANETIKNELNLLKDEVLKKSCEVEKLQDRLLDYESKLLIYENNNEIKILKKNEDHLRKLLSKHIHRNEKLLNTTLLLQKSTLENNTLEKKIIELKAKTYRKDQEIKKLQETNWKKKNSIRNSSISQTDDAIELSDDLKDHHHPSGGRRRSRGAAGSLMHYSDDCLDAGNHMLDYNNRVEKNNALDAMLLEGDSNLMMGVKDDAASAVSLPLGTPLAATTALEDDPVYVALCEFSHSVKETNIPFQIKKTSGNMYLLNEKEVLIKFINGDLYVEDGSHLVKLNDFLLTSGSS encoded by the exons ATGGGCCTGTACTTCCCCGAAGgggcggaggaggaggagcccGACAGGGGAAGCGCAGCTGGACGTAGTAGTGTCGTTATGGGCGGCAACGTCGCTATGGGTGGCAATGTCGCTATGGGCGGCAATGTCGTTATGGGCGGCAACGTCGCTATGGGCGGCAATGTCGTTATGGGCGGAAATGTCGCTATTCACCGAAGCGTCGTTGTTGATGAGACAATGGACGGTGCTGTAGATGGTAACGTTGGTAGCCACCATAGAGATGATGATCGCCGTGGTGGAGGGGACAAGGCTACTACCCCAGAAGACTGTGGCACCGAAGGCAGCGCTGCCGAACCGAGGGTCATGGGACCATCTCCCCTGCACCTGATGAAAGATGCTTATATCGATAGAAGCGTAAGCGAAGAAAAGCAGAGCTCGTGCACCCCTCCTAATGACACGTCGGAAAATAGTTACGGGCATGTGCAGGTCAACATCCCCAACTTCGACCTGACGGAGGCGGACAGCAATCCTCGTGAGGAGATGAACGAGGGTAGGTCGGACAAGTCGGACGatggaaaaatgaagctGAAAGTGCAGAACCTCCTCAAGCTTATAGGGCTTCTCAAGGCCCAGATAAACCAGAAGGACCACGAGATATATCAAATGG AACTGGACTTCAAGCTGAAGAGTCAGCAGTGCGAGAGGAGCAGCGCGCGCCTGAACGAGCTGTTCGTGGAAAACGAGAGCTGCTCGGACAACACGGACGGGGCATCAGGGGGAGCAGCGTCCATCGCGGCTGCTGCGGCTGCGGCTGCTGGAGGCATTGGCGGTATTGGCGGCATTGGGACCGCTGCATCCGTTGGAGCAGCGGCAGGACCCCCCGGTGGGGGAGACTTCcttatgagaaaaatgaaaaatattttaatttcacaaaacgaagaaatagTGACCCTGAATGaggaactgaaaaaaaaaaacaaggagCTCTTTTAcctgaatgaagaaaatatgacaaaaaatgaaaaactagcagagttgaaaaaagaaatagaaaaaaactaCATGAATCTAATGGCATACAAGAGTgtgaaaaacgaaatggagGTTGATGCAAACAACAAAGTACATCGTGTAGAAAACTGCCTTAATGTAACGAACCAAAAGCTActcaaaaatgatatatatataaaggaaaaaaaactgaacatagaaaaacaaaagagagtaataaaagaattatacAGTCAGCTGAacaagaaggaggaacaGATAACAGAACTCAGGAGCATAATCGAAAGCATCGAACTGAATAACAACAGAGATATCATAAAGTACAAGCAAAGCAACACCGACCTCATTAACCGTCTAAGTCTAAATAACTCCCTCATGAATAGTCAAAAAATAGAAATcgaaaatatgcatatgaacTATAAACAGCTGGAGGAGGAactgaaaaataaagacaaTGAACTGAAGAAGCTTCACGAAAATTTGCTTGCcaaggatgaagaaaataacaaaatggttCACGATATGAATCGGTTGAAGTTCGATatggagataaaaaatatcgatgTGGTTAACGTGaagcagaaaataaaacatataaagAAGGAGTGTGCCATCCATTTGAAGAAACAGAAGGAACGCTTCACCAGTGTCATTAACGAAATTTACAAGGAGAAGGATGAGGTCATTCAGGGCCACGTCGAGGAGTTCGCCAAGCTTTCTGCGCACTACAATGAAGCGCTCGCGGCCAACGAGACCATCAAGAATGag CTAAACCTGCTCAAGGACGAAGTGTTGAAGAAATCGTGCGAAGTGGAGAAGCTCCAGGACAGGCTACTCGACTATGAATCGAAGCTACTCATTTACGAAAATAACAACGAGATTAAAATtctgaagaaaaatgaggaCCATTTGAGGAAGCTGCTCAGCAAACACATACACAGGAATGAGAAGCTACTTAATACAACTCTCCTGTTGCAAAAGTCCACACTAGAAAATAACACACtcgaaaaaaagataattGAACTGAAGGCCAAGACGTATAGGAAGGACCAAGAGATAAAGAAGCTGCAGGAGActaattggaaaaaaaaaaactccataAGGAACAGCAGCATTTCTCAGACGGATGACGCTATCGAATTGAGTGACGATTTGAAGGATCATCACCACCCTagtgggggaagaagaaggagcaggGGGGCGGCGGGTAGCCTCATGCATTACAGCGATGACTGCCTCGATGCGGGGAACCACATGCTCGATTATAACAACagggtggaaaaaaacaacgcaCTAGACGCTATGCTGCTCGAGGGGGACAGCAACCTCATGATGGGGGTCAAAGATGACGCAGCCTCGGCAGTGTCACTCCCCCTGGGCACGCCCCTCGCCGCCACCACCGCTCTCGAGGATGACCCAGTTTACGTGGCCCTCTGCGAGTTCAGCCACAGCGTCAAAGAAACCAACATTCCAtttcagataaaaaaaacgagtgGAAACATGTACCTCCTTAACGAGAAAGAAGTTCtcataaaattcataaatgGAGATTTGTACGTGGAGGACGGCTCCCATTTGGTTAAGTTGAATGACTTCTTACTGACCAGTGGATCgagctaa
- a CDS encoding hypothetical protein (putative): MAKRQQREKRQKERQQKEKQQQKEKHWKEEDGATPQTRPTQQGSNPKHTYKNRNAEKHEQEIKGCEADNTVGRIRESFTNERDAKECPPAVVAMRICKKDVPHDHHYEKGALQMRKANCSCDTKYAGEYTNERSFAPLEEEAEEEAGRIRHTRKEANRAGSPSAGGNNQLCDEMYRGEFLSGNVSGSNVLNRLTDLLKRCDGVECATPVVTDPNEGQNPGCRCPSKRAHVVKRGTTYHREENKKRNTPSWGDPHGTPLNEYPHKRKKNVSHFCTQNCEDKAEESSLVGRDSPNGFSPTHGEGKDRAVIPSKYVQTDHLHKVKPIGGVSMTATPFPLYHGSLDELNLSMASPVEGAIEETSELARGTPARKPSFDESSSDEDSLSEENLPCGAGHWMGNRPERCTCPSKRGTYPSKKYTYPSKKHTYLLKRYTYLRKGQAYPWEIPTYPSNVWAAKRMEVALSEGGTSNGKGVVDRCDNESDVTAASDVQEGDAIRNRLMNSRPMGQGSLSPLGGEQLQKGEKRSSNDKKKKKSSNSKKNNNRNDNNYYRNDGMASRGGSILSEELPQECLDSMLKTNEDITLGGGGSRGGGGSSSGGGSSSGGGSSSGGGSSSGSDSRSGSDSRSGSDSRNSSDSRSGSASRNGSASRNGEGNEDENVHPEVAVMERHSSILVNRGIRTKKCVDYSLYNTYAKSSFLQCAEQADNHFIGNYLDRYNDENFQHLRQKVKLCLSRTFANLKTTSETCVLHFTNLIFDLYISRFNSKNEIIESIINDIVTEEKQFSDVMIQLLKEFYPKVYSDFVYKEQLKGKYNILYKELKDSCDLIYHFIAIICLFISQKYYNYRLISIDLIAKTYCKSHLEGLRKVYSRNNELIKDASPDYYSATHLLDSLLKANENINFLKLKNDYNATEGEILLRIASIDNIFLKYKSSTLSMAIYEILNFNICKDKMQKELFHFTNFRDDFCLSPPAPDGARGARGVSGAKEANAANQANQANAANQANAANPANAANPANAANPANAANHANFSDCKRRRQAQSEAAEKKKKDELKLLKRQARSLVIAEEEDRFITASSYINHKALLYQLVKRTLICVCSAIKKKVPRYYYDSDLDRTDRLKGYIRSFHNGKRAYLDRLRAKREAARGGAAKGSAAKGGAAKGGAKADPSNGEAPDKKRKRAEVAGLKAADDERKDQDKFQDIPIHYCTPYVLQGEEIKIYIKKDDEGVGDGHGSGAQNGDTGRKNSLSATKGGSKKSSDTQRKNKKNYIIGTRTNSTDEHLVFYYNYLSKLRSRLVQGLKYFLRRIKRIKSRHVCVSLVNLGYLLNKKGLRKKRKKERKKKNISLYKQLTNEIKIFFMWLYKLTNIEIRPLIRFADLKYIAGIKCYERSYARYVARALGGGAKREGGNREGGKTELGKAELGKAEGGNHAADKRGGNKHGSAKRGSSKHRRRSALEKKYAQEVSQFAEAENKKFYPYLKRSSSMANLTGGHCTGKINKKGTARKNGKETKIKCSQKEGLVQNKTNFYEQTSQNAQNEEHEMASCKKKKKNEQGDEGDDQVECDVVNELDMQNTRDDFLLRKKEYESLEKEKPFLEEQLEGNTGQVFSMPHQDNANKISSDWITINDPQVDECAKELMECFLKWKNKNYISKNWTFNEYPNCKEYYFSLVFGDLKSSETMKGIVEMMHMKYNHLLNIYKEINVQADCVEYD, encoded by the exons ATGGCAAAGAGGCAgcagagggagaagcggcagaAGGAGAggcagcagaaggagaagcagcagcagaaggagaagcattggaaggaggaggacggGGCAACCCCGCAGACGAGGCCAACCCAACAGGGGAGTAATCCTAAGCACACATACAAAAACAGGAACGCAGAAAAACACGAACAAGAAATAAAGGGATGCGAAGCAGACAACACAGTGGGTCGCATCCGAGAGAGTTTCACAAATGAAAGAGACGCAAAGGAGTGCCCCCCCGCAGTCGTTGCCATGCGGATCTGTAAGAAGGACGTGCCACATGATCATCACTACGAGAAGGGGGCATTACAGATGAGGAAAGCGAACTGTTCGTGTGACACAAAGTACGCAGGTGAATACACTAATGAGAGAAGCTTTGCTCCCCTGGAAGAGGAAGCGGAAGAGGAAGCGGGTCGGATAAGGCACACCAGAAAGGAAGCCAACCGTGCGGGTAGTCCATCCGCAGGGGGGAATAATCAACTCTGCGATGAGATGTACCGGGGTGAATTCCTCTCCGGGAACGTAAGCGGTTCAAACGTGTTAAATCGATTAACCGACTTGCTCAAGCGCTGCGATGGTGTAGAATGTGCAACCCCAGTTGTTACGGACCCGAACGAAGGCCAGAACCCAGGATGCCGATGCCCCTCGAAACGGGCCCATGTCGTAAAAAGGGGCACTACTTACCacagggaagaaaataaaaagaggaacaCCCCCAGTTGGGGCGACCCACATGGTACTCCACTTAACGAATATCCtcacaaaaggaaaaaaaatgtatcgcACTTTTGCACACAAAACTGTGAAGACAAAGCGGAGGAAAGCTCACTAGTAGGAAGGGACTCACCAAACGGGTTCTCCCCTACCCATGGTGAGGGAAAGGATCGTGCCGTCATTCCGAGCAAGTACGTTCAGACGGATCATTTACATAAGGTTAAGCCAATCGGTGGAGTATCCATGACGGCTACCCCCTTTCCATTATATCATGGCTCCTTGGATGAGCTCAACCTCAGTATGGCATCCCCTGTAGAGGGTGCTATAGAAGAGACGTCTGAACTCGCGAGGGGCACGCCTGCTAGGAAGCCCTCCTTTGACGAGAGCTCCAGCGATGAGGATTCGCTCTCGGAGGAAAACTTACCATGCGGAGCAGGGCACTGGATGGGGAACCGACCCGAGAGGTGCACCTGCCCGTCGAAGAGGGGCACCTACCCGTCGAAGAAGTACACCTACCCGTCGAAGAAGCACACCTACCTGCTGAAGAGATACACCTACCTGCGGAAGGGCCAGGCCTACCCGTGGGAAATTCCCACCTACCCGTCGAACGTATGGGCGGCGAAACGCATGGAGGTGGCGTTATCCGAGGGAGGAACCTCAAATGGCAAAGGAGTAGTGGACCGATGCGACAACGAAAGTGACGTAACGGCCGCGTCAGATGTGCAAGAAGGGGATGCGATTCGGAACAGATTAATGAATAGTCGACCCATGGGTCAGGGGAGTTTGTCCCCCTTGGGGGGAGAGCAATtgcagaagggggagaagaggaGCAGCAAcgataagaagaagaagaagagcagCAACAGTAAGAAGAACAACAACAGGAACGACAACAACTACTACAGGAACGACGGAATGGCTAGCCGGGGGGGGTCCATTTTGAGCGAGGAGCTACCCCAGGAGTGCCTGGACAGTATGCTGAAGACAAATGAGGACATAACGTTGGGAGGGGGTGGCAGTCGCGGCGGTGGTGGCAGCAGCAGCGGTGGTGGCAGCAGCAGCGGTGGTGGCAGCAGCAGCGGTGGTGGCAGCAGCAGCGGTAGTGACAGTCGCAGCGGTAGTGACAGTCGCAGCGGTAGTGACAGCCGCAACAGCAGTGACAGTCGTAGCGGTAGTGCCTCGCGCAACGGCAGTGCCTCCCGCAACGGCGAGGGGAATGAAGACGAAAACGTGCACCCAGAAGTGGCGGTGATGGAGAGACACAGCAGCATCTTAGTGAACAGAGGGATCCGGACGAAGAAGTGCGTAGATTACTCACTGTACAACACGTACGCCAAGTCCTCCTTCCTACAGTGTGCAGAACAAGCAGATAATCATTTCATAGGGAATTATTTAGATAGATATAacgatgaaaattttcaacatttGAGACAGAAAGTGAAGTTATGTCTCTCTAGGACATTTGCTAATTTAAAAACGACAAGCGAAACGTGTGTACTCCATTTCACTAATCTTATATTCGATCTGTATATAAGTAGATTCAATTCGAAGAATGAGATTATTGAAAGCATAATCAACGATATCGTCACAGAGGAGAAGCAATTCTCAGATGTTATGATTCAATTATTGAAAGAATTTTATCCAAAGGTTTACAGCGACTTTGTATATAAAGAACAGCTAAAAGGAAAgtacaatattttatataaagaattaaaagACTCATGTGATTTAATTTACCATTTTATTGCCATCATATGTCTATTCATTTCGCAGAAGTACTACAATTACAGATTAATCTCCATCGATCTGATAGCTAAAACATATTGTAAGAGTCACTTAGAAGGTCTACGTAAAGTATATTCTAGAAATAATGAACTCATAAAGGATGCCTCACCTGATTACTACTCAGCAACACA TTTACTGGACAGTCTACTTAAAgctaatgaaaatataaactttttaaaattaaaaaatgattataaTGCTACAGAGGGAGAAATCCTTCTTCGAATTGCTAGtattgataatatttttttgaagtatAAATCTTCTACTCTTTCTATGGCTATTTACGagattttaaattttaatatttgtaAGGACAAGATGCAGAAGGAGTTGTTTCACTTCACCAACTTTAGGGACGACTTCTGCCTCTCGCCTCCGGCCCCCGACGGCGCAAGGGGTGCAAGGGGTGTAAGCGGTGCTAAGGAGGCTAATGCTGCCAACCAGGCTAACCAGGCTAATGCTGCCAACCAGGCTAACGCCGCTAACCCcgccaacgccgccaaccCCGCTAACGCCGCCAACCCCGCTAACGCCGCGAACCACGCCAACTTTTCCGACTGCAAGAGGCGCCGGCAGGCGCAGAGCGAAGCGGccgagaagaaaaagaaggacgAGCTCAAGCTCCTCAAGCGACAGGCCAGGAGCCTGGTCAtcgcggaggaggaggaccgATTCATCACCGCCTCCAGTTATATTAACCACAAGGCGCTGCTGTACCAGCTGGTCAAGCGCACCCTCATCTGCGTCTGCTCCGCCATCAAGAAGAAAGTCCCCAGGTACTACTACGACTCGGACTTGGACCGAACCGACAGGCTCAAGGGATACATAAGGAGCTTCCACAACGGAAAGCGCGCCTACCTGGACAGGCTCAGGGCGAAGCGGGAAGCAGCAAGGGGGGGGGCGGCAAAGGGGAGCGCGGCaaaggggggagcggcaaaggggggggctAAAGCGGACCCCTCCAACGGCGAGGCTCCAGA CAAAAAGCGAAAGCGCGCGGAGGTGGCGGGGCTCAAAGCCGCCGACGACGAGCGGAAAGACCAAGACAAATTCCAAG ACATCCCGATTCATTACTGCACACCCTATGTGCtgcagggggaggaaatcaaaatttatataaaaaaagacgacGAAGGGGTGGGGGATGGACATGGCAGTGGCGCACAGAATGGAGACACAGGGAGGAAAAACTCGCTAAGTGCCACAAAGGGAGGAAGCAAGAAGAGCAGTGACacacaaaggaagaacaaaaaaaattacatcatTGGGACAAGGACGAACTCGACCGATGAGCATCTCGTGTTTTACTATAACTACCTAAGCAAGCTGAGGAGTAGGCTCGTCCAAGGGCTAAAGTATTTCCTCCGTcgaattaaaagaattaaaagcagacatgtgtgtgtgtcgTTGGTGAACTTGGGTTACCTACTTAACAAGAAGGGGCTGCGAAAGAAACGcaagaaggagagaaaaaaaaagaacatctCCCTTTACAAGCAGCTAACtaacgaaattaaaattttttttatgtggcTGTACAAGCTGACGAACATTGAGATCCGCCCCCTGATCCGCTTCGCCGACCTGAAGTATATCGCCGGCATCAAGTGCTACGAGAGGAGCTACGCCAGGTACGTGGCCCGGGcgctgggggggggagcaaagCGGGAAGGCGGAAACcgtgaagggggaaaaactgAATTGGGAAAAGCTGAATTGGGAAAAGCTGAAGGGGGAAACCATGCAGCAGACAAACGGGGCGGGAACAAACATGGTTCGGCCAAACGGGGATCATCCAAACATAGGCGCAGAAGCGCCCTCGAGAAGAAGTACGCCCAGGAGGTCTCCCAGTTCGCGGAGgcggaaaacaaaaaattctacCCCTACCTAAAGCGCAGCAGCTCCATGGCAAACCTCACCGGGGGCCACTGCACGGGGAAGatcaacaaaaaggggacggcaaggaaaaacggaaaagaaacaaaaattaaatgttCCCAAAAAGAAGGTCTCGTCCAGAACAAAAccaatttttatgaacaaactagccaaaatgcgcaaaatgaagagcacgaaatggctagctgcaaaaaaaaaaaaaaaaatgagcagggCGACGAAGGTGACGACCAAGTAGAGTGCGACGTTGTGAACGAACTGGACATGCAAAACACACGTGACGATTTCCTCCtacgaaaaaaggaatacgAATCtttggagaaggaaaaacctTTTCTAGAAGAACAACTAGAAGGTAACACAGGCCAGGTGTTCTCCATGCCCCATCAGGATAACGCAAACAAGATTAGTAGCGACTGGATCACCATCAACGACCCCCAGGTGGACGAGTGCGCCAAGGAGTTAATGGAATGCTTCCTCaagtggaaaaacaaaaattacatttccAAAAACTGGACCTTCAACGAGTACCCCAATTGTAAAGAATACTATTTTTCGCTAGTCTTTGGTGATCTCAAATCGTCGGAAACGATGAAGGGCATCGTCGAGATGATGCACATGAAGTATAACCACCTCCTAAACATCTACAAGGAGATTAACGTGCAGGCGGACTGCGTGGAGTACGACTAA
- a CDS encoding hypothetical protein (putative): protein MNQVSAKSKLKTTEFIGGETRGVKFMNRAKGHLNTVSKNVAHVSSSANPQFTHKTSFVKNSHLKLRTNNPVLKQPPKSSLKSNQRSSLKVSHVEFAKYSHKKGHQNDDDEGGGNGGGYDEDNAGANDGLNDDLHDDVRDDLHDDARDDLHDDARDDGGREARPGGRMVPPPNACNATNAEGKKTYLNKFAVRNQRRDRYGESGRTVVIGSGKNHANSHANNSHANSHANSHSGGNPKLGQPGMLRQPHHYEREEGGVGGNELGRRAEDAIYSYSSPMKRKYDVMENIHRGSATRGGKGSDSDSDSGGDIGGDPHGERKRGRRDTNTQSKRYASRSHHHESGNSHYGNNVSTINMSSGTNEKVSAYGSMMLYSNEKLLSSNNTGLGAHPSLNSSGLHAISQEDALLSRSYQPLSTTGGNAVGNATGATNMPGGDQGEDNVRTTPLGRSYAKFDRLRRGEPTLAVPAHRYQQQPEQSQQSQQLQQSKQSQQSKQSQQSQQSKQSQHMNNSLYYLSKNPARPHRRSRHTNYINDTNSEKMANNTMGSHNEMFNSCTFDRLSEENFNSCAKKRADGRMDTHVTHVTQVTQVGAMDGGGGEGSAYNGADRGMDRAASANRNAASNSSQKLSRLLRNDAMASHQRVGGLSSEKKGCLKSSQLESSGAELRSVELRNMDLHNMDLRSVELHNMDVRNMDLHNMDVRNVPASVQYAEGRPFAAGSTSAIGPVSSALKKGAPPNEIRNGRGENLPVLNRLDSQEGDSEDEYYRNVVHNITNFNSEEKDMNILYTNVINLNNYVLNLEKENKNMNEIVMTNNSISDTVRSTQQIVLARKKVIQDKRNIINEEYELISEKLKECESIFCDSNDGTKGEKKLNVFYEIDEKKNILKGKYEMKKMLLKKAEYKIEKLQEYTDAVKLKTLAISERYKKTFLLIEELFRLKIIKDTENEVQVCLIPKNTKTNMWHKLQLDKREMTSDACDYLWNQIESFVDKEALNSYL from the coding sequence ATGAATCAGGTCTCGGCGAAGTCCAAGTTGAAGACAACTGAGTTCATTGGGGGGGAGACGAGGGGGGTGAAATTTATGAATAGGGCTAAGGGTCACCTGAACACAGTCAGCAAAAATGTGGCACACGTATCCAGTTCGGCTAACCCACAGTTTACGCACAAAACGTCGTTTGTGAAGAATTCGCACTTGAAATTGCGGACGAACAACCCTGTGCTTAAGCAACCTCCCAAGAGCAGCCTCAAAAGCAATCAGAGGAGCTCCCTGAAGGTTTCCCACGTCGAGTTCGCCAAGTATAGCCATAAAAAGGGTCATCAAAACGATGACGATGAGGGCGGTGGAAACGGCGGCGGTTACGATGAAGACAACGCTGGTGCAAATGATGGCCTAAATGATGATCTGCATGATGACGTACGTGATGACCTGCATGATGACGCGCGTGATGATCTGCATGATGACGCACGTGATgatggggggagggaggcGAGACCGGGGGGGAGAATGGTGCCCCCACCCAACGCCTGTAACGCGACAAACGCagaggggaagaagaccTACCTGAACAAGTTCGCCGTACGGAACCAAAGAAGGGACAGGTATGGTGAGAGCGGGCGGACCGTCGTCATCGGCAGTGGAAAGAACCATGCAAACAGTCATGCAAACAATAGCCATGCAAACAGCCATGCAAACAGCCACAGCGGCGGTAATCCTAAGCTGGGACAGCCCGGCATGCTTAGGCAGCCCCACCACTACGAGCGGGAGGAAGGTGGGGTGGGGGGAAATGAATTGGGGCGCAGGGCGGAAGACGCCATCTACTCGTACAGCTCGCCCATGAAGAGAAAATACGACGTCATGGAGAATATACACAGGGGGTCTGCCACCAGGGGAGGTAAGGGAAGTGATAGCGATAGCGATAGTGGGGGCGACATTGGAGGGGACCCTCACGGCGAGCGCAAGAGAGGAAGGAGGGACACCAACACACAGAGTAAACGATACGCCTCAAGAAGTCACCACCATGAGAGTGGAAATTCACACTATGGTAATAACGTGAGTACCATCAATATGTCAAGTGGTACGAATGAAAAGGTCAGTGCTTACGGCAGCATGATGTTGTATTCTAATGAGAAGCTTCTAAGTAGCAACAACACGGGGCTTGGTGCGCACCCAAGTCTGAACAGTAGTGGGTTGCATGCGATCAGCCAGGAGGACGCTCTGCTGAGTAGGTCCTACCAGCCGTTGAGTACAACAGGTGGGAACGCAGTGGGGAATGCGACCGGCGCGACGAACATGCCCGGTGGGGACCAGGGCGAGGATAACGTGAGGACCACCCCGTTAGGGCGAAGCTACGCGAAATTCGATCGGCTGAGGAGGGGCGAACCGACGCTTGCCGTTCCGGCGCACAGGTACCAGCAGCAACCGGAGCAGTCACAGCAGTCGCAGCAGTTGCAGCAGTCGAAGCAATCGCAGCAGTCGAAGCAGTCGCAGCAATCGCAGCAGTCGAAGCAGTCGCAGCACATGAATAACTCGCTCTACTACCTGAGCAAGAACCCCGCGAGACCGCACAGACGAAGCAGACACACCAATTATATAAACGACACGAATAGCGAAAAGATGGCGAATAATACGATGGGCAGCCACAACGAGATGTTTAACTCGTGTACGTTCGACCGACTGAGTGAGGAGAATTTTAATTCCTGTGCGAAGAAGAGGGCGGATGGGCGGATGGACACTCATGTCACTCATGTCACTCAGGTCACTCAGGTGGGTGCCATGGACGGGGGAGGCGGCGAGGGCTCGGCGTATAACGGAGCGGATCGCGGCATGGATCGCGCAGCGAGTGCGAATAGGAACGCCGCGTCGAACAGCTCCCAAAAATTGTCGCGGCTGCTGAGGAACGATGCCATGGCGAGCCACCAGCGGGTGGGGGGACTAAGCAGCGAGAAGAAGGGGTGCTTGAAGAGCAGCCAGCTGGAGTCAAGCGGCGCGGAGTTGCGCAGCGTGGAGTTACGCAACATGGACTTACACAACATGGACTTGCGCAGCGTAGAGCTACACAACATGGACGTACGCAACATGGACCTACACAACATGGACGTGCGCAACGTGCCCGCATCGGTGCAGTACGCAGAGGGCCGCCCGTTCGCTGCGGGATCCACTAGCGCCATTGGCCCCGTTAGCAGCGCGTTGAAAAAAGGAGCCCCCCCGAATGAGATACGAAACggaagaggagaaaatcTACCCGTTCTGAACAGACTAGATAGTCAAGAAGGAGATAGTGAAGACGAATATTATCGAAATGTCGTGCACAACATCACAAATTTCaacagtgaagaaaaagacatGAACATCTTATACACAAATGTAATAAATCtaaataattatgtattaaatttagagaaagaaaataaaaatatgaacgaaATTGTTATGACAAATAACAGCATCAGTGATACAGTTAGATCTACTCAACAGATTGTATTGgctagaaaaaaagtgattcAGGATAAgagaaatataattaatgaaGAATATGAACTCATTTCTGAGAAGCTGAAAGAATGtgaatccattttttgtgattcGAATGATGGTacgaaaggagaaaagaaattaaacgttttttacgaaattgatgagaagaaaaatatacttaaaggaaaatatgaaatgaagaaaatgcttctgaAAAAAGCAGAGTATAAAATCGAGAAGCTACAAGAGTACACAGATGCAGTAAAGTTAAAAACGCTAGCCATTTCTGAGAGGTACAAGAAAACGTTTCTACTTATAGAGGAACTGTTTAGGTTGAAGATCATCAAAGATACAGAGAATGAGGTCCAAGTTTGTCTCATTCCTAAGAATACGAAAACGAACATGTGGCACAAGCTACAGCTGGACAAGAGGGAGATGACGTCCGACGCCTGCGATTATTTGTGGAATCAGATAGAGTCCTTCGTCGACAAGGAGGCTCTCAACAGCTACCTCTAA